In the Candidatus Rhodoblastus alkanivorans genome, one interval contains:
- the rfaE1 gene encoding D-glycero-beta-D-manno-heptose-7-phosphate kinase has protein sequence MIDLGSFTDIAVLCVGDVMLDRFITGDVKRISPESPVPVLLATNQQDIPGGAANVGRNIHSLGGKCILIGAIGEDSAGRELTEILSEGEGIHPDMVTVASRPTAEKTRFVAQGHHLLRMDREKAHALPPEAETAVIDKVANHITNCQALILSDYAKGVLTDRVVAASITLAKQHGVPVIVDPKSPNFHRYDGATVVTPNMSETAAAVGVSPTTDALAEEAGRLALRDGALASVLITRAEHGMTLIEREAGVTHLKASAREVFDVVGAGDTVVATLALALGSGRPLVESSRLANAAAGLVVGKHGTATVTQSELLDELGRLSLIEKGQSETKYSNPHALAERRKQWERDGLTVGFTNGCFDILHIGHLHTLEFARAHCDRLIVALNGDESIRRLKGPTRPINGVEDRVRMLSAMTYVDAVVVFDQDTPSEVIDLLQPDVLVKGADYAAGEIVGAKTIMARGGKVLTCPLIPDRSTTRIIKKAQIA, from the coding sequence GTGATTGATCTCGGTTCGTTCACGGACATTGCTGTCCTTTGTGTTGGCGATGTGATGCTGGACCGCTTCATTACCGGCGACGTCAAGCGCATTTCGCCGGAAAGCCCGGTGCCCGTTTTGCTCGCCACGAACCAGCAGGATATACCTGGCGGCGCCGCCAATGTCGGGCGCAACATCCATTCGCTTGGGGGCAAATGCATTCTGATCGGCGCCATCGGCGAGGATTCGGCGGGCCGCGAGTTGACCGAAATTCTCTCGGAGGGCGAAGGAATCCATCCCGATATGGTCACGGTCGCATCGCGCCCGACCGCGGAAAAAACCCGGTTCGTCGCCCAAGGCCACCATCTGCTGCGCATGGACCGGGAAAAGGCGCATGCGCTTCCTCCGGAGGCGGAGACCGCGGTCATCGACAAAGTCGCGAATCACATCACCAATTGTCAGGCGCTGATCCTTTCCGACTACGCCAAGGGCGTCCTGACCGATAGAGTCGTCGCCGCGTCGATCACGCTGGCCAAACAGCATGGCGTTCCGGTGATCGTCGATCCGAAATCCCCGAATTTCCACCGGTATGACGGCGCCACCGTCGTTACGCCGAACATGTCGGAAACGGCGGCGGCCGTCGGCGTTTCGCCGACCACGGACGCGCTCGCCGAGGAAGCGGGCCGCCTCGCCTTGCGCGACGGCGCTTTGGCCTCCGTTCTCATCACCCGGGCCGAACATGGCATGACCTTGATCGAACGCGAGGCCGGCGTCACCCATCTCAAGGCCAGCGCTCGCGAAGTGTTCGATGTGGTCGGCGCCGGCGACACCGTGGTCGCCACTCTGGCTTTGGCTTTGGGTTCCGGCCGCCCGCTGGTCGAAAGTTCTCGCCTCGCCAATGCCGCGGCAGGCCTCGTGGTCGGCAAGCATGGCACCGCCACGGTCACCCAATCCGAACTGCTCGACGAACTCGGCCGCCTCAGCCTGATCGAAAAAGGCCAGTCCGAAACCAAATATTCCAACCCCCATGCCCTTGCCGAACGCCGCAAGCAATGGGAAAGGGACGGTCTCACCGTCGGTTTCACCAACGGCTGTTTCGATATCCTTCACATCGGCCATCTGCATACGCTGGAATTCGCCCGCGCCCATTGCGACCGGCTGATCGTCGCGCTCAACGGCGACGAATCGATCCGCCGCCTGAAAGGCCCGACCCGGCCGATCAATGGCGTCGAGGATCGCGTGCGCATGCTCTCGGCCATGACTTATGTCGACGCCGTCGTGGTGTTCGACCAGGACACCCCGTCGGAAGTCATCGACCTGCTGCAGCCGGACGTGCTGGTCAAGGGCGCCGACTACGCGGCAGGCGAAATCGTGGGCGCCAAGACCATCATGGCGCGCGGCGGCAAGGTTTTGACATGCCCACTGATCCCCGACCGCAGCACCACCCGAATCATCAAAAAGGCGCAGATCGCGTGA
- a CDS encoding glycosyl transferase family 90, protein MIKFEPSLAAILDGRLGDAWDGSIQLVKSEETGQPSIINWEPAKRRVILHRTIRESHHFKYFASKIQPTLRVLEEVYSQTPLQLTSTIIQLNLDDIPSPKGVAFVSGDGGDNFLIPDPNFIRTEAYAALKAAYANVIPWQERLPVVFWRGGTSGRQLGRSWRELPRIRLCQIALRDPKLDAGITHVAQLPEGASGEISAEGLIRGRVPAELFRYYRALLAIDGNSWPTGFYCNLLAGAPVLKVESSFGYRQWYYHRLKPWVHYIPVQSDLTDLSEKAAWVLADGNRAEKIGMAGREAAMQMTVESEIQAAAETLTKVLHV, encoded by the coding sequence ATGATCAAGTTCGAACCTTCGTTGGCCGCGATCCTCGATGGTCGTCTCGGTGACGCCTGGGACGGGTCGATTCAACTTGTAAAATCGGAGGAAACAGGACAGCCGAGTATCATAAATTGGGAACCAGCAAAACGACGGGTCATCCTTCATCGCACCATTAGGGAGTCCCATCATTTCAAATATTTCGCATCCAAGATTCAGCCGACGTTGCGAGTGCTTGAGGAGGTTTATTCGCAAACACCGCTACAATTAACCAGTACCATTATCCAGCTCAACTTGGATGATATTCCTTCTCCAAAGGGCGTCGCCTTCGTTTCTGGTGATGGTGGCGACAATTTTTTGATACCCGATCCAAATTTCATTAGAACCGAGGCATATGCGGCACTGAAAGCCGCTTATGCCAACGTTATTCCTTGGCAGGAACGATTGCCCGTTGTTTTTTGGCGCGGAGGAACTTCGGGGCGGCAGCTCGGCCGCAGCTGGCGTGAATTGCCGCGCATACGTTTGTGCCAGATCGCTTTGCGCGATCCCAAACTCGATGCAGGGATCACGCACGTCGCCCAACTCCCGGAAGGAGCTTCGGGAGAGATATCCGCCGAAGGTTTGATACGTGGGCGCGTACCTGCCGAGCTATTTCGCTACTATCGGGCGTTGCTGGCCATCGACGGAAACTCGTGGCCAACAGGCTTTTATTGCAACTTGCTTGCTGGCGCTCCGGTTCTGAAAGTGGAATCCTCTTTCGGCTATCGTCAATGGTATTATCATCGTCTCAAGCCTTGGGTCCATTACATTCCAGTCCAATCTGACTTGACTGATCTTTCCGAAAAAGCTGCTTGGGTTCTCGCAGATGGGAATCGTGCAGAGAAAATCGGTATGGCAGGACGCGAGGCTGCGATGCAAATGACAGTCGAGTCTGAAATTCAGGCGGCAGCAGAAACGCTTACGAAAGTGCTCCATGTGTGA
- a CDS encoding SIS domain-containing protein, with protein MTKTDDLPSPRSILAAGIEMHAQVIAACLPALEEPFAKVVEICESKLKAGGKMVFFGNGGSAADAQHIATELTIRFTVDRPAIAALALTTDTSALTACANDLGFDQIFARQVEALVRENDAVIGISTSGRSANVLAGLREAKKLGAATIGLTGGTGGDMPSLCDAVLCAPSKVTARIQEIHILLGHLLCETLEKRMGYVTV; from the coding sequence ATGACAAAAACTGATGATCTTCCGTCGCCGCGGTCGATTCTGGCCGCGGGAATTGAAATGCACGCGCAGGTCATCGCCGCCTGCCTGCCGGCGCTCGAAGAACCTTTCGCAAAGGTCGTTGAAATCTGCGAGAGCAAGCTCAAGGCCGGTGGAAAAATGGTATTTTTCGGCAATGGCGGCAGCGCCGCCGACGCCCAGCACATTGCGACCGAACTGACGATCCGCTTCACCGTGGACCGCCCGGCGATCGCGGCGCTGGCCCTGACCACGGACACGTCCGCCCTCACTGCCTGCGCCAACGATCTCGGCTTCGACCAGATTTTCGCCCGCCAGGTCGAGGCTCTGGTGCGCGAAAACGACGCCGTGATCGGCATCTCGACCTCAGGCCGCAGCGCCAATGTGCTGGCCGGCCTTCGCGAGGCGAAAAAGCTCGGCGCCGCGACGATTGGATTGACGGGCGGAACCGGTGGTGACATGCCGTCGCTCTGCGATGCGGTCTTGTGCGCACCGAGCAAGGTGACGGCGCGGATACAGGAGATCCATATTCTTTTGGGTCATCTGCTGTGTGAAACCCTGGAAAAACGCATGGGCTACGTTACCGTTTAA
- a CDS encoding sulfotransferase family 2 domain-containing protein, with product MEMEIEKNGAEPGEDAPSNEPEAGPGFTITEFDEAWYLSKHPDVKSAVAMPRGLHYGRVHYLKHGKQEQREAHYTSARRQLLHLHIPKTAGSSLRAAFARQKYNVFSIDPNFKYDPAEHSAVDVFSGHVGFRAMTEDKGGRLRAVTILRDPVDRILSYYYHLIKLHDAGLEVSERTTLAKKYPLDDFLSIKDHPHLLTDMFNAVTWQLLHGVDISERIAYRRANPPLSDADLVNRATKNLASCLVVGFQDRMPEFLDDLTAACGVRLTLGQDNSNDNRTPVEQISTKTRDNVLSWVHLDVAVYRWARSILIKDACR from the coding sequence ATGGAAATGGAGATAGAAAAAAACGGCGCCGAACCAGGCGAAGATGCGCCGTCGAACGAACCGGAAGCCGGTCCGGGATTCACGATCACCGAGTTTGACGAAGCCTGGTATCTATCGAAACATCCGGATGTCAAGTCCGCTGTCGCCATGCCGCGCGGTTTGCATTACGGTCGCGTCCATTATTTAAAACATGGCAAACAAGAACAGCGCGAAGCGCACTATACATCAGCACGGCGCCAACTTTTACATTTGCACATCCCGAAGACCGCCGGGTCATCGCTGCGCGCCGCCTTCGCGCGCCAGAAATACAATGTCTTTTCGATCGACCCGAATTTCAAATATGACCCTGCGGAACATTCTGCCGTCGACGTGTTCAGTGGACATGTCGGATTTCGCGCGATGACGGAGGACAAGGGTGGGCGGTTGCGCGCGGTGACGATTTTGCGCGATCCGGTCGATCGGATTCTTTCTTATTATTACCACCTCATCAAACTGCACGACGCCGGACTCGAGGTCAGCGAGCGCACCACCCTCGCCAAGAAATACCCGCTGGACGATTTTCTCTCGATCAAAGACCATCCGCATTTGCTGACGGATATGTTCAATGCCGTCACCTGGCAATTGTTGCATGGCGTAGATATAAGTGAACGAATAGCTTATCGCCGTGCCAATCCGCCGTTGAGCGACGCCGATCTGGTCAATCGCGCGACCAAAAACCTGGCTTCATGCCTGGTTGTCGGATTCCAGGATCGAATGCCGGAATTCCTCGACGATCTGACGGCCGCCTGCGGCGTGCGCCTAACGCTAGGTCAAGACAATTCCAACGACAACCGCACCCCGGTCGAGCAGATTAGCACAAAAACGCGAGATAACGTCCTGTCGTGGGTTCATCTCGACGTCGCGGTCTATCGGTGGGCCAGGTCGATACTGATCAAAGATGCCTGCCGATGA